A genomic stretch from bacterium includes:
- a CDS encoding calcium/sodium antiporter, whose translation MTSDLLTTLVGLALLLGGGDVMVRGASALAHRLGVSPLAIGLTVVAFGTSAPELAVNITAAVRGNGAMSFGNIMGSNMANIGLIVAATALYKPLHVKSPVIVRELPMMLLATAAAAVLGLDFWLRGTESVYDRSDGMILLLLFTVFVYYTVNDVIAQRRARSPEAAEPEFTHRMGYGTAFALTVAGLAGLIFGAQLTVDGAVGLARGLGVSEAIIGLTLVAIGTSLPELTTSLIATAKGFPDLAIGNVVGSNIFNLLLVLGASSSLRPVPVPEGGASDLAIVGFLSLLLLVTSYTRGQRIIRTEAVLLGVFYFAYMSFRVTG comes from the coding sequence TTGACGTCTGATCTTCTCACTACCCTCGTCGGCCTGGCCCTGCTCCTGGGCGGCGGCGATGTCATGGTGCGCGGCGCCTCGGCGCTGGCACACCGGCTCGGTGTTTCGCCCCTCGCGATCGGGCTGACCGTGGTGGCCTTCGGCACGAGCGCGCCGGAGCTGGCGGTGAACATCACTGCCGCCGTGCGTGGCAACGGCGCCATGTCCTTCGGCAACATCATGGGTTCGAACATGGCGAACATCGGCTTGATCGTTGCCGCCACCGCGCTCTACAAGCCCCTGCATGTGAAATCGCCGGTGATCGTTCGGGAGTTGCCGATGATGCTCCTGGCTACGGCGGCAGCCGCGGTGCTCGGGCTGGATTTCTGGCTGCGAGGCACCGAGAGCGTCTACGACCGCTCGGACGGCATGATCCTCCTGCTCCTGTTCACCGTCTTCGTCTACTACACGGTGAACGATGTGATTGCCCAGCGACGGGCCAGATCGCCGGAAGCCGCGGAGCCGGAATTCACTCACCGCATGGGCTACGGCACCGCGTTCGCTCTCACCGTGGCGGGCCTGGCAGGCCTCATCTTCGGGGCTCAGCTCACCGTCGATGGTGCGGTGGGCCTGGCCCGGGGCCTGGGCGTTTCCGAGGCCATCATCGGCCTCACCCTGGTCGCCATCGGGACGAGCCTGCCCGAGCTCACCACCTCCCTGATCGCCACGGCCAAGGGCTTCCCGGATCTCGCCATCGGCAACGTGGTCGGCTCGAACATCTTCAATTTGTTGCTTGTACTGGGCGCCAGTTCCAGCCTGCGCCCGGTGCCGGTCCCCGAGGGCGGCGCGTCCGATCTGGCGATCGTCGGCTTCCTCTCGCTTCTGCTGTTGGTCACGTCCTATACCCGCGGCCAGCGCATCATTCGAACGGAAGCCGTGTTGTTAGGTGTGTTCTATTTCGCGTACATGAGCTTCCGAGTCACCGGCTAG
- the nth gene encoding endonuclease III has product MKRAEKAERIHKILDRLYPQPPVPLEHRDPFSLLVAVLLSAQCTDERVNKVTPGLFEIGPDPEAMAALSVAQIRAKIRSCGLAPQKAKNIKALSKLLLAEHGGEVPKSFEALEALPGVGHKTAGVVMAQAFGVPAFPVDTHIHRLAARWGLSNGRNVEQTERDLKRVFPREAWNRLHLQLIFFGREHCPARGHELATCTICGWAASKRRHAEEARRK; this is encoded by the coding sequence TTGAAGCGCGCCGAGAAGGCCGAGCGCATCCACAAGATCCTGGATCGCCTCTACCCGCAACCGCCTGTTCCGCTGGAGCATCGGGACCCGTTTTCCCTGCTCGTGGCCGTGCTGCTCTCGGCTCAGTGCACCGACGAACGGGTGAACAAGGTGACTCCCGGCCTGTTCGAGATCGGCCCCGATCCGGAAGCGATGGCGGCGCTCTCGGTCGCGCAGATCCGCGCGAAGATCCGCTCTTGCGGGTTGGCGCCCCAGAAGGCCAAGAACATCAAGGCGCTCTCGAAACTCCTGCTCGCCGAGCATGGCGGTGAGGTACCGAAGAGCTTCGAGGCGCTCGAGGCATTGCCCGGAGTCGGACACAAGACGGCGGGCGTGGTGATGGCCCAGGCCTTTGGCGTGCCGGCCTTCCCGGTGGATACGCACATCCACCGGCTTGCGGCGCGCTGGGGGCTTTCGAACGGACGCAATGTCGAACAGACGGAACGCGATCTGAAGCGCGTCTTCCCGCGCGAGGCCTGGAACCGGCTCCACCTTCAGCTGATCTTCTTCGGCCGCGAGCATTGCCCGGCCCGCGGCCATGAGCTGGCAACCTGCACGATCTGTGGTTGGGCGGCAAGCAAGCGCCGCCACGCCGAGGAAGCACGCCGCAAGTAG
- the gor gene encoding glutathione-disulfide reductase — translation MEHDFDLFVLGAGSGGVRASRMAAGQGARVAVAEDDRLGGTCVNVGCIPKKLFVLASHFSEDFEDAAGFGWSVGPRSFDWPTLLENKDKEITRLNGVYQRMLDGAGVTLISGRATIVDAHTVEVGEQRYTAENILVAVGSWPHLPDIPGIEHAISSNEAFYLEELPKRAAIVGGGYIGVEFAGIFNGLGVETTQIYRGPLFLRGFDDDLRKTLAEEMPKKGIDLRFETDVSEIRREDDGLHLTLSDGSKLVVDQILYATGRVPKTKDLGLEKAGVEMGKIGEILVDPYSRSNVPSIWALGDVTDRLNLTPMAIAEAMAFVRTVFGDEPTRPDHADVATAVFSQPPIGTVGLTEAEARERLGSIDVYRSKFRPLKHTLTGRDEQTMMKLLVDPKTDRVVGAHMIGADAAEILQGVGIAVKLGATKAQFDATIGIHPTSAEEFVTMREKVQEG, via the coding sequence ATGGAACACGATTTCGATCTCTTCGTGCTCGGTGCCGGCTCCGGCGGGGTGCGTGCGAGCCGTATGGCCGCGGGCCAGGGCGCGCGTGTGGCCGTGGCCGAGGACGACCGGCTTGGCGGTACCTGCGTCAACGTCGGCTGCATTCCCAAGAAGCTCTTCGTATTGGCCTCGCATTTTTCCGAGGATTTCGAGGACGCTGCGGGCTTCGGCTGGAGCGTCGGCCCGCGCAGCTTCGATTGGCCGACGCTGCTCGAGAACAAGGACAAGGAGATCACCCGGCTGAACGGCGTCTATCAGCGCATGCTCGATGGCGCGGGCGTGACGCTGATTTCCGGCCGGGCGACGATCGTGGACGCGCATACCGTCGAGGTAGGCGAGCAGCGCTACACGGCCGAGAACATCCTGGTCGCGGTCGGCTCGTGGCCGCATCTGCCCGACATCCCGGGCATCGAGCACGCCATTTCGTCCAACGAAGCGTTCTATCTGGAGGAGCTTCCGAAGCGCGCTGCGATCGTGGGCGGCGGCTACATCGGTGTGGAGTTCGCCGGCATCTTCAACGGATTGGGTGTCGAGACGACCCAGATCTATCGCGGGCCCCTCTTCCTGCGCGGCTTCGATGACGATCTGCGAAAGACGCTCGCCGAAGAGATGCCGAAGAAGGGCATCGACCTGCGCTTCGAGACGGACGTTTCCGAAATCCGCCGCGAGGATGACGGCCTGCACTTGACGCTCTCGGACGGGAGCAAGCTGGTCGTCGACCAGATCCTGTATGCCACCGGCCGCGTGCCGAAGACGAAGGATCTCGGCCTCGAGAAAGCGGGCGTGGAGATGGGAAAGATCGGCGAGATCCTGGTCGATCCCTATTCGCGCAGCAACGTACCTAGCATCTGGGCTCTGGGTGATGTGACCGACCGCCTGAACCTCACACCCATGGCGATCGCCGAAGCCATGGCGTTCGTCCGCACCGTCTTCGGTGATGAGCCTACCCGTCCCGACCACGCCGATGTGGCGACCGCTGTCTTCAGTCAACCGCCCATCGGTACCGTGGGGCTCACGGAAGCGGAGGCACGAGAACGGCTGGGCAGCATCGACGTCTACCGATCGAAGTTTCGGCCGCTGAAACACACCCTGACCGGCCGTGACGAACAGACGATGATGAAACTGCTGGTCGATCCGAAGACGGATCGGGTCGTTGGTGCTCACATGATCGGCGCGGATGCGGCGGAAATCCTCCAGGGCGTCGGGATCGCCGTGAAGCTCGGTGCCACCAAGGCCCAATTCGATGCGACGATCGGCATCCATCCGACCTCGGCCGAAGAGTTCGTGACCATGCGCGAGAAGGTGCAGGAGGGTTGA
- a CDS encoding lytic transglycosylase domain-containing protein, translating into MLRCLSVFRDQRFGRRPGLPFRMAMAACLLLGAACASPPPTGPSLAPVPPTVSLPPPSRAPEAAPPPAALAPEPVVPEPVDPLLATVEAVLVERAPALSEAERAATAAEIVVAEREHDLPALLLLAVIEHESRFDPTAKSRRGALGLMQIRPFVGADVAYRHHLPFHRTPDLFQPQLNVAIGIRFLAELHEEFGDLELALAAYHIGPTRVRARVKRGWRPRGPYVRTVMSRYHALRRDTGELATAIGG; encoded by the coding sequence GTGCTCCGCTGCCTTTCCGTCTTTCGCGACCAGCGCTTCGGCCGAAGGCCCGGCCTTCCTTTCCGGATGGCCATGGCGGCCTGCCTGTTGTTGGGGGCCGCGTGCGCGAGCCCGCCGCCCACCGGGCCCAGCCTGGCGCCCGTTCCGCCGACCGTCTCGCTGCCGCCTCCGTCCCGGGCCCCGGAGGCTGCTCCGCCGCCGGCTGCTCTTGCGCCGGAGCCCGTCGTCCCGGAGCCGGTGGATCCGCTCCTCGCGACGGTGGAAGCGGTGCTCGTCGAGCGCGCACCGGCTCTTTCCGAGGCCGAACGCGCGGCGACCGCCGCGGAGATCGTGGTGGCCGAGCGGGAGCATGATCTCCCGGCCCTTCTGCTCCTGGCGGTGATCGAGCACGAGAGCCGCTTCGACCCCACCGCCAAGAGCCGGCGCGGCGCGCTCGGGCTCATGCAGATCCGTCCCTTCGTGGGTGCGGACGTCGCCTACCGCCACCATCTGCCTTTCCACAGGACGCCCGATCTCTTTCAACCCCAACTCAACGTGGCCATCGGCATCCGCTTCCTGGCCGAGCTGCACGAGGAGTTCGGTGATCTCGAGCTGGCCCTGGCCGCCTATCACATCGGCCCGACCCGGGTACGCGCCCGGGTGAAGCGCGGCTGGCGTCCGCGGGGACCCTACGTGCGTACCGTGATGAGCCGCTACCACGCACTGCGGCGGGATACCGGCGAGCTGGCCACCGCCATCGGAGGCTAG
- the yhbY gene encoding ribosome assembly RNA-binding protein YhbY — protein MSHSNPHSPTTLGGAQRKWLRGQAHALRPIVQVGGGGLSQAVLGAVDQALLAHELVKVRLVQPEDKKAAAQELAERSGSELCGLVGHTVILYRPHPEEPKIELPK, from the coding sequence GTGTCCCATTCCAACCCCCATTCTCCCACCACTCTCGGCGGCGCCCAGCGCAAATGGCTGCGTGGCCAGGCTCACGCTCTGCGCCCGATCGTCCAGGTTGGCGGGGGCGGGCTCAGCCAGGCCGTGCTCGGCGCAGTCGACCAGGCGCTCCTGGCCCACGAGCTGGTCAAGGTGCGGCTCGTCCAACCGGAAGACAAGAAAGCCGCCGCCCAGGAGCTGGCGGAGCGGTCCGGCTCCGAGCTCTGTGGTCTGGTTGGGCATACGGTGATCCTCTACCGGCCCCATCCCGAGGAGCCGAAGATCGAGCTTCCGAAGTAG
- a CDS encoding CoA transferase produces MSGPLSGIKVIEIAGIGPGPFCAMMLADMGADVLRIDRTASVRDEMPDRPSPDLLNRGRRSVGVDLKHPEGVATILRLVDQADVLMEGFRPGVMERLGLGPEVCLERNPGLVYGRMTGFGQEGPMSQAAGHDINYIALAGALGHIGRKGEKPLPPLNLVGDFGGGGMFLAFGIATALVERASSGKGQVVDAAMVDGAAVLMTMMHGFQQLGGWSDERGTNLLDTGAHFYDTYETKDGEFVSVGSIEPQFYAELLRLTGLADEELPHQMDNAHWEPMRERLAAIFKAKTREEWNGIMEGTDVCYAPVLSMGEAYEHPHNKLRGTFVESGGFQQPAPAPRFSRTPGSIDRPSPHAGQDTDESLVSWGLTTEDVAKLRELGAIK; encoded by the coding sequence ATGTCTGGCCCTCTCAGCGGTATCAAGGTGATCGAGATCGCGGGCATCGGCCCGGGCCCCTTCTGCGCGATGATGCTCGCGGATATGGGCGCGGACGTGCTGCGCATCGATCGCACGGCCTCGGTCCGGGACGAAATGCCGGACCGACCGTCCCCCGATCTCCTGAACCGCGGGCGCCGCAGTGTGGGCGTCGATCTCAAACATCCGGAAGGGGTGGCCACCATCTTGCGTCTCGTCGACCAGGCGGACGTCCTGATGGAGGGCTTTCGACCTGGCGTCATGGAACGCCTGGGCCTCGGCCCCGAGGTCTGCCTCGAGCGAAACCCGGGGCTCGTCTACGGGCGTATGACCGGCTTTGGCCAGGAAGGCCCGATGTCCCAGGCGGCTGGCCACGACATCAACTACATCGCGCTCGCCGGTGCGCTCGGCCACATCGGGCGCAAGGGCGAAAAGCCCCTTCCCCCGCTCAACCTGGTGGGGGATTTTGGCGGCGGTGGAATGTTCCTGGCCTTCGGAATTGCCACTGCCCTGGTAGAGCGCGCCAGCTCCGGCAAGGGTCAGGTGGTCGATGCGGCCATGGTCGATGGCGCAGCCGTGCTGATGACCATGATGCATGGCTTCCAGCAGCTCGGCGGCTGGAGCGACGAGCGCGGCACGAACCTGCTGGATACCGGCGCCCACTTCTACGACACCTACGAAACGAAGGACGGTGAGTTCGTATCGGTCGGCTCGATCGAGCCGCAGTTCTACGCGGAGTTGCTCCGCCTCACGGGGCTCGCGGACGAAGAACTGCCTCATCAGATGGACAACGCACATTGGGAGCCGATGCGGGAGCGTCTTGCCGCGATCTTCAAGGCCAAGACCCGCGAAGAGTGGAACGGCATCATGGAGGGAACGGATGTCTGCTACGCGCCGGTCCTCAGCATGGGCGAGGCCTACGAACACCCGCATAACAAGCTTCGCGGAACCTTCGTCGAGTCCGGTGGTTTTCAGCAGCCGGCACCGGCGCCGCGCTTCAGCCGTACACCGGGCAGCATCGACCGGCCCTCTCCCCACGCAGGGCAGGACACGGACGAAAGCCTCGTCTCCTGGGGCCTGACGACTGAGGACGTGGCGAAGCTCCGCGAGCTCGGCGCAATCAAATAG
- a CDS encoding histidine phosphatase family protein: MAIYLIRHGETALNASGVMQSPETPLSENGLGQAERLATRLVDEGIAHILASDYARAAMTAAAVQRATGVALESEPLLRERNLGDLRGRAYSELDFDPFAAGYSPPNGETWEVFHQRVDRAWEQVAALATRVEGNLAVVTHGLVCRSVVTRLAEAGEAPASGYGWFNTSVTILDREPPFRVRLLNCARHLEDAEVKGPA; the protein is encoded by the coding sequence ATGGCGATCTACCTGATCCGTCACGGCGAGACGGCCCTGAACGCAAGCGGCGTGATGCAATCGCCGGAGACGCCGCTTTCAGAGAATGGGCTTGGTCAGGCCGAGCGTCTGGCTACCCGGCTGGTCGACGAGGGCATCGCCCACATCCTGGCAAGTGACTACGCGCGTGCGGCGATGACCGCCGCTGCCGTTCAGCGCGCTACCGGTGTCGCGCTCGAATCGGAGCCGCTGCTTCGCGAGCGCAACCTCGGCGATCTCCGCGGACGTGCCTACTCGGAGCTGGATTTCGATCCGTTCGCCGCGGGTTATTCACCGCCGAACGGTGAAACCTGGGAGGTCTTCCATCAGCGTGTGGATCGCGCCTGGGAGCAGGTCGCCGCGCTGGCCACGCGAGTGGAGGGCAACCTGGCCGTCGTGACCCACGGTCTCGTATGCCGTTCGGTCGTCACGCGCCTGGCCGAAGCGGGCGAAGCCCCGGCTTCGGGATACGGTTGGTTCAACACCTCGGTCACGATCCTCGACCGGGAGCCGCCCTTCAGGGTTCGTCTGCTGAATTGCGCCCGGCATCTCGAGGATGCCGAGGTGAAGGGCCCCGCCTAG
- the serC gene encoding 3-phosphoserine/phosphohydroxythreonine transaminase produces MNDRILNFSAGPATLPEEVLRDAQEALWELGTTGIGVMEHSHRGGPFKAVAEGAEAACRKLAGIPDDYAVLFLQGGASTQFFQLPAHWLADDATADYLITGSWSVKAAKEAARYGTVHEAASTKDRDFNIIPRADEIQYSDAPTYVHFTSNNTIFGTQWQEEPAAPGEAWLACDASSDIFSRPVDITRYGVLYAGAQKNLGPSGVTLVIVRRDLLDTPVRDLPTMLRYATHAEQGSLYNTPPTFGIYVMGRVFRWIAEQGGLEGMAKRNREKGQILYDALEAQDFYSCTAGEGSRSLMNVTFRTPNPELDTAFVKQAEAAGLSGLKGHRSVGGMRASIYNAFPKEGCEVLASFLRDFAAKQG; encoded by the coding sequence ATGAACGATCGCATCCTCAATTTCTCCGCCGGCCCCGCCACCCTTCCCGAAGAGGTGCTGCGCGATGCCCAGGAAGCCCTCTGGGAGCTGGGTACCACGGGCATCGGCGTGATGGAGCACAGCCATCGGGGCGGTCCCTTCAAGGCCGTCGCCGAAGGAGCCGAGGCAGCCTGCCGGAAGCTCGCCGGCATTCCGGACGATTACGCCGTGCTCTTCCTCCAGGGCGGCGCTTCCACGCAGTTCTTTCAGCTGCCGGCCCATTGGCTTGCGGACGATGCGACGGCGGATTACCTGATCACCGGCAGCTGGTCGGTGAAGGCGGCGAAGGAAGCCGCGCGCTACGGCACCGTCCACGAGGCCGCATCCACCAAGGATCGGGATTTCAACATCATCCCGCGGGCCGACGAGATCCAGTACTCGGATGCGCCGACCTACGTCCACTTCACCTCGAACAACACGATCTTCGGCACCCAATGGCAAGAAGAGCCGGCAGCTCCGGGCGAAGCCTGGCTCGCTTGCGATGCGTCGAGTGACATCTTCTCGCGGCCCGTCGACATCACCCGCTACGGCGTGCTCTACGCCGGCGCCCAGAAGAACCTCGGGCCTTCGGGAGTCACACTCGTCATCGTCCGGCGAGATCTCCTCGACACACCCGTCCGTGATCTTCCGACCATGCTGCGTTACGCCACCCACGCGGAGCAGGGTTCGCTCTACAATACACCACCCACCTTCGGCATCTATGTCATGGGCCGCGTCTTCCGCTGGATCGCCGAGCAGGGCGGCCTCGAGGGGATGGCGAAGCGGAACCGCGAGAAGGGGCAGATCCTGTATGACGCCCTCGAAGCCCAGGATTTCTATTCGTGCACGGCCGGCGAGGGCAGCCGCTCGCTGATGAACGTGACGTTCCGCACGCCGAACCCGGAACTCGATACCGCCTTCGTGAAGCAAGCCGAGGCGGCCGGGCTCTCGGGCCTCAAGGGCCACCGCTCGGTGGGCGGCATGCGCGCCAGCATCTACAACGCCTTCCCGAAAGAGGGTTGCGAGGTGCTCGCCAGCTTCCTGCGAGATTTCGCCGCGAAGCAGGGGTGA
- a CDS encoding DUF3516 domain-containing protein, whose translation MSSDTSRLIDRVPLGDASLLDSSSVVDPGSVLDLFLGWMHDTGIEPYAHQEEALLEIVSGRHVVLSTPTGSGKSLVAQGLHFKALCEGKRSFYTAPIKALVSEKFFDLCNVFGAENVGMLTGDASINWAAPILCCTQEVLTNMALRQGETTDAPYVVMDEFHYYADRDRGHAWQIPLLTLPRTTFLLMSATLGNMANIAERLTVYTGREVAEVYSEVRPVPLSYEYRETPLQETVEKLLDAGRAPIYVVSFTQREAAEVAGALTSAKVTDREGRKAISEAVQDFRFDTPYGKDMKRIISHGIGVHHAGLLPKYRLLVEQLAQQGLLRVISGTDTLGVGVNIPIRTVLFTKLSKYDGEKVRVLSVRDFKQIAGRAGRKGFDDAGWVECQAPEHVIENKQAAAKGKGRSRKPARKKPAPRGFVAWNRETFRQLVDRPPETLETRFRVSHGMLVNLLQRRPEQAGPRGGYGALAELVARSHERPHRKRRLLREAAGLFRSLRKAEILRVQDHQVIVDEELQRGFSLHQTLSLYLVEALDALDPEQPGYALDVVSVVEAVLEDPVPILRSQARKARDELYAQLKSQRVPYEERQAKLERVTYPRPLEEFLEETFRIFAEHHPWASREAIKPKSVAREMIEHYAAFDDTVKRYGLQRVEGLLLRHLGQVLSTLNQTVPDTAKTDDVHDVLAYLRALIRGVDSSLLQEWERMVRPGDEPDPSAQASEAPRHQALTPKAFRARIRAELHALLRALSLGDLEEAVRWLAPDPDGPWDAPRLAELLAPFLEAHRNVRFDAEARRAYHTALHEAGPRRWTVHQTLLDPEGEGDWALVGEINLPPGDPDERPLFQLRALQEA comes from the coding sequence GTGAGCTCCGACACTTCGAGGCTGATCGACCGCGTCCCCCTTGGCGACGCGTCGCTCCTCGATTCGAGTTCGGTTGTCGACCCGGGTTCGGTTCTCGATCTCTTTCTCGGCTGGATGCACGACACGGGCATCGAGCCCTATGCCCATCAAGAAGAAGCCCTGCTCGAAATCGTCTCCGGCCGCCACGTCGTGCTTTCGACACCTACCGGCTCCGGCAAGTCGCTCGTCGCTCAGGGCCTTCACTTCAAGGCGTTATGCGAAGGCAAGCGCTCCTTCTACACGGCGCCGATCAAGGCGCTCGTCTCCGAGAAGTTCTTCGATCTCTGCAACGTGTTCGGTGCCGAGAACGTCGGCATGCTCACCGGCGATGCCAGCATCAACTGGGCCGCCCCCATTCTGTGCTGCACCCAGGAAGTGCTGACGAACATGGCGCTGCGTCAGGGAGAAACGACCGACGCTCCCTACGTGGTGATGGACGAGTTCCACTACTACGCGGATCGCGACCGCGGCCATGCATGGCAGATCCCGCTGCTCACCTTGCCGCGCACCACATTTCTCCTGATGTCCGCGACCCTCGGGAACATGGCGAACATCGCCGAGCGGCTCACCGTCTACACGGGGCGCGAGGTCGCGGAGGTCTACTCCGAGGTGCGGCCCGTGCCGCTCTCCTACGAGTATCGCGAGACGCCCCTCCAGGAAACCGTGGAGAAGCTGCTCGACGCGGGGCGCGCGCCCATCTACGTCGTGAGCTTCACCCAGCGCGAAGCGGCCGAAGTGGCCGGTGCGTTGACCAGCGCCAAGGTCACCGATAGGGAAGGGCGCAAGGCGATTTCCGAGGCCGTGCAGGATTTCCGCTTCGATACACCCTACGGGAAAGACATGAAACGGATCATTTCCCATGGGATCGGCGTGCATCATGCGGGGCTGCTTCCCAAGTATCGCCTGCTGGTAGAGCAGCTGGCACAACAAGGCCTGCTGAGGGTGATCTCCGGAACCGATACGTTAGGCGTGGGCGTGAACATTCCGATCCGCACCGTATTGTTCACCAAGCTCAGCAAATACGATGGCGAGAAGGTGCGCGTCCTCTCCGTGCGGGATTTCAAGCAGATCGCCGGGCGGGCAGGGCGCAAGGGCTTCGACGACGCAGGCTGGGTCGAATGCCAGGCACCGGAGCATGTCATCGAGAACAAGCAGGCGGCGGCCAAGGGCAAGGGGCGCTCCCGAAAACCCGCACGCAAGAAACCGGCGCCGCGAGGCTTCGTCGCCTGGAATCGGGAGACGTTTCGGCAACTGGTGGATCGGCCACCGGAGACCCTCGAAACCCGGTTCCGTGTCTCCCACGGCATGCTGGTGAACCTTCTCCAGCGTAGGCCGGAGCAAGCTGGGCCCCGCGGCGGCTATGGCGCATTGGCCGAACTGGTCGCGCGCTCTCACGAGAGGCCGCACCGTAAACGCAGGCTCTTGCGTGAGGCGGCCGGGCTCTTCCGTTCCCTTCGCAAGGCAGAAATCCTACGCGTGCAGGATCATCAGGTCATCGTCGACGAGGAACTCCAGCGAGGTTTCTCGCTTCATCAGACGCTCTCGCTCTACCTGGTCGAGGCGCTCGATGCTCTCGATCCGGAGCAGCCCGGTTACGCGCTGGACGTCGTCTCTGTGGTCGAAGCCGTGCTCGAAGATCCGGTACCGATCCTGCGCTCCCAGGCGCGCAAGGCACGCGACGAATTGTATGCCCAGTTGAAATCCCAGCGGGTGCCCTACGAGGAGCGCCAGGCGAAGCTCGAGCGCGTCACCTACCCGCGTCCCCTCGAAGAATTCCTCGAGGAGACGTTTCGGATCTTCGCAGAGCATCATCCCTGGGCCAGCCGCGAAGCGATCAAGCCGAAATCCGTGGCCCGGGAGATGATCGAGCACTACGCCGCATTCGACGACACCGTAAAGCGTTACGGCCTGCAGAGGGTGGAAGGGCTCTTGCTACGGCATCTGGGCCAGGTTCTCTCGACCCTGAACCAGACGGTGCCCGACACCGCCAAGACCGATGACGTGCATGACGTGCTCGCCTACCTGCGTGCTTTGATTCGCGGGGTGGATTCGAGCCTGCTCCAGGAATGGGAACGCATGGTTCGGCCAGGCGATGAGCCGGATCCGAGCGCGCAGGCCTCGGAGGCACCGCGCCATCAGGCCCTCACGCCCAAGGCGTTCCGAGCTCGGATCCGCGCGGAACTCCACGCGCTCCTCCGAGCCTTGTCGCTAGGCGATCTGGAGGAGGCCGTGCGCTGGTTGGCCCCGGATCCGGATGGCCCTTGGGACGCTCCCCGCCTTGCAGAGCTGCTGGCGCCGTTTCTCGAAGCCCATCGGAACGTTCGCTTCGATGCAGAGGCGCGCCGGGCCTATCACACGGCCCTCCACGAGGCCGGACCGCGGCGCTGGACCGTCCATCAGACGCTCCTCGACCCTGAGGGCGAAGGAGATTGGGCTCTGGTGGGGGAGATCAACCTCCCTCCGGGGGATCCGGATGAACGCCCCCTGTTTCAATTACGAGCGCTCCAGGAGGCCTAA
- a CDS encoding PilZ domain-containing protein, which translates to MAARAQALVIGFGHEEAKIALCDRLWAVGFRALPARDTVHAADLLARDEPIRIALVSSEAPDPASLIQCLREARPTENLRIIVIGMRPDVETIDACRATGARFGLWEPYHDSELRFVVNQAAFDETRGDVRDELRVPTQLAALVYAGSGRKPTGVYNLSLRGAYLETPRPTGSGASIKIEFLMEDGPIIVQAEVTSTNVPGNLRKANRPIGMGVRFTEVGAEEEEALEKYILIRTGIYSL; encoded by the coding sequence ATGGCAGCACGCGCCCAGGCATTGGTGATTGGCTTCGGCCACGAGGAAGCGAAGATCGCACTCTGCGACCGCCTTTGGGCCGTTGGCTTTCGAGCCCTGCCCGCCCGGGATACGGTCCATGCTGCGGACCTGCTCGCACGCGATGAGCCGATTCGGATTGCGCTGGTCAGCAGTGAAGCGCCCGACCCCGCGAGCCTGATCCAGTGCCTCCGCGAGGCCCGTCCTACCGAGAACCTTCGCATCATCGTCATCGGCATGCGTCCTGATGTCGAAACGATCGATGCTTGCCGCGCGACGGGCGCCAGGTTCGGCCTATGGGAGCCCTACCACGACAGCGAATTGCGCTTCGTCGTCAACCAGGCAGCCTTCGACGAAACCCGCGGCGACGTGCGCGACGAGCTCCGCGTTCCGACTCAGCTGGCTGCCCTCGTCTACGCCGGCTCGGGCCGCAAACCCACAGGCGTCTACAACCTCTCCCTGCGCGGCGCCTATCTGGAAACTCCGCGGCCTACTGGCAGCGGCGCCAGTATCAAGATCGAGTTCCTCATGGAAGACGGCCCGATCATCGTCCAGGCCGAGGTCACCAGCACCAACGTGCCAGGCAACCTGCGCAAAGCGAACCGCCCCATCGGAATGGGTGTCCGCTTCACCGAAGTTGGCGCCGAAGAGGAAGAGGCCCTCGAGAAGTACATCCTCATCCGCACGGGCATCTACAGCCTCTAG
- a CDS encoding methyltransferase, producing MGEGNYEKIYQVVRRIPPGRVATYGQIAELADLPRQARQVGYALPHGSSVPWQRVVNARGEVSARAVPGSEPVQRAILEAEGVVFSASGKIDLRRFRW from the coding sequence GTGGGCGAGGGAAACTACGAGAAGATCTATCAGGTGGTTCGGCGCATCCCCCCGGGCCGCGTCGCCACCTACGGTCAAATCGCCGAGTTGGCCGATCTCCCCCGGCAGGCACGTCAGGTCGGGTACGCCCTGCCCCACGGTTCCAGCGTCCCGTGGCAGCGCGTCGTGAACGCGCGCGGCGAAGTGAGCGCCCGCGCCGTTCCCGGCAGCGAGCCCGTTCAACGCGCCATCCTCGAAGCCGAAGGCGTGGTGTTCTCCGCCAGCGGCAAGATCGACCTGAGACGCTTCCGCTGGTGA